A single window of Toxoplasma gondii ME49 chromosome Ib, whole genome shotgun sequence DNA harbors:
- a CDS encoding ubiquitin conjugating enzyme E2, putative (encoded by transcript TGME49_208570), translating into MSCSITRKTTGATDTMSARVAVASASPVAGGAVGRLMREYQAIQQDQIPYILVRPDDNDILTWHYVLHDLPDDTPYRGGLYHGKLVFPSSYPFAPPAIYMMTPSGRFAPNRRLCLSISDFHPETWNPSWRVETILTGLLSFMIDEDEPVAQGTVGCLTSERRRFALSSFLANKRDPVFRRLFPELLDESKFDPKTGYSLCGHTGVGGEATDSGLSPSPSTSAGSSPSPASPFASRSASIGNLTESVPAGEDARGLLVGRGPETVQTVTRGSVHLERTNCATPPAKELPLPSRCVGSARAGGDRDNGFFDASIHMLLSRVERNKRGNTDSVSHGVQFWRRNEDSAESYERGLLSDTNVNQNTALLQGAGRTKSSTFDNDLSDQRRQNLGGTKLMEVFRGHAASLAAATLWSARSLDAFGNGTGHPASVQRSGAVVSGTNTDLRDGQRTSFCLPELSSSGCNFSSAPFQRGARAVDRDTNGGLRDETSLTHADDSRQVTCNGLEKRPGSEGSREDGSSNSHGTYQDRNENTKYGDGFSVEDPGSEDALLGQGKRIFDVLGSKQEDKAMKLSVPTPNQVSSSDSNRAVSKDNENIRNSNEGDSKCGLWLLKLIRFLCWAEEEQRKGIQLCRYLSYLLQTREHESRRTVTSSFFSRGERLHCVAEGFSPSGGGRLGPRAEIQGQGKAGKLAMRPDGSRDELENEREDGTARKEQRGEILNGKQQTRVQSERQNIKGGKRDAEDADRNNTGIESRKRARLLGAAMSSGVDLEAVKENEE; encoded by the exons ATGTCATGTAGCATCACCCGGAAAACTACAGGAGCAACAGACACAATGAGCGCACGCGTAGCGGTCGCCTCAGCGTCGCCCGTTGCTGGTGGTGCTGTCGGAAGGCTGATGAGAGAGTACCAGGCTATTCAGCAGGATCAGATCCCATATATTCTTGTCAGACCCGACGACAATGATATCCTGACATGGCACTATGTCCT TCACGACCTTCCGGATGATACACCATACCGAGGTGGTTTATACCACGGGAAACTG GTTTTCCCTTCGTCGTACCCTTTTGCGCCCCCTGCGATCTACATGATGACACCAAGCGGGCGTTTCGCGCCCAACCGGAGGCTGTGTTTGTCCATAAGCGACTTTCATCCG GAGACATGGAATCCTTCGTGGAGGGTTGAGACGATACTGACTGGCCTTCTAAGTTTCATGATTG acgaagacgaaccGGTGGCGCAAGGAACCGTGGGTTGTTTAacaagcgaaagaaggaggTTTGCGCTGTCATCTTTCCTCGCCAACAAGCGAGATCCAGTTTTTCGTCGCTTGTTCCCAGAGCTCCTAGACGAAAGCAAATTC GATCCGAAGACAGGATATTCCCTGTGCGGCCATACTGGCGTTGGTGGAGAGGCGACCGACTCTGGACTGagtccttctccttccaccTCTGCTGGCTCGTCCCCGTCCCCTGCTTCGCCGTTTGCTTCTAGATCTGCCTCGATAGGAAACTTAACAGAGTCTGTACCAGCGGGGGAAGACGCCCGTGGGCTCCTGGTCGGTCGGGGACCTGAGACCGTCCAGACGGTTACACGAGGAAGCGTGCATTTGGAGCGAACTAATTGCGCCACTCCGCCAGCCAAAGAGTTGCCGCTGCCAAGCCGTTGTGTAGGCAGCGCACGAGCTGGGGGTGACAGGGACAACGGCTTTTTTGATGCAAGTATACATATGTTGCTGAGCCGGGTGGAGAGGAATAAGCGAGGAAATACTGATAGCGTCTCCCATGGTGTCCAGTTTTGGAGAAGAAATGAGGACTCCGCAGAGTCGTATGAACGTGGGCTTCTGTCAGACACAAATGTCAACCAAAATACTGCACTTTTACAGGGGGCCGGGCGAACGAAGAGCTCGACTTTTGATAACGACTTGTCCGATCAGAGAAGGCAAAATCTGGGAGGAACGAAGCTAATGGAAGTCTTCCGTGGCCATGCAGCGTCCCTTGCTGCTGCCACACTTTGGAGTGCCAGAAGCCTAGACGCTTTTGGGAATGGTACAGGACATCCGGCGTCGGTTCAGCGAAGTGGGGCAGTTGTTTCTGGGACAAACACGGACTTAAGGGATGGCCAAAGAACCAGCTTTTGTCTGCCCgagctttcttcttctggttgCAACTTTTCGTCCGCTCCTTTCCAACGAGGAGCACGCGCTGTTGACCGGGACACCAATGGAGGTTTACGAGACGAGACGTCgctgacgcatgcagatgacAGCAGACAGGTCACGTGTAATGGACTCGAAAAGCGTCCAGGAAGTGAAGGGTCACGAGAAGATGGGTCGTCAAACTCTCACGGCACGTACCAGGACAGGAATGAAAATACAAAGTATGGGGACGGTTTCAGTGTGGAGGACCCAGGCAGTGAAGATGCTCTGCTGGGGCAAGGGAAACGGATATTTGACGTGTTAGGAAGTAAACAAGAAGACAAGGCAATGAAATTATCCGTCCCGACACCCAACCAAGTCTCGAGTTCTGATTCGAACCGTGCAGTCTCTAAAGACAACGAAAATATACGAAATTCGAATGAAGGTGACAGTAAGTGCGGACTGTGGCTGTTGAAACTGATCCGGTTCCTATGTtgggcagaagaagagcagaggaagggaaTCCAGCTGTGCCGCTATCTTTCCTATCTTTTGCAAACGCGAGAACACGAGTCAAGGCGAACCGTAACTTCGTCATTTTTTagccgaggagaaagactCCATTGTGTGGCGGAGGGCTTTTCTCCAAGCGGAGGAGGCCGACTCGGTCCGAGGGCCGAGATCCAAGGGCAGGGCAAGGCGGGGAAGCTGGCAATGAGACCCGatggaagcagagacgaactcgagaatgagagagaagacggcaccgccagaaaagaacagagaggagagatcTTAAACGGAAAGCAGCAAACGAGAGTCCAGAGCGAAAGACAAAACATAAAGGGAGGCAAAAGGGATGCTGAGGACGCAGACCGAAACAACACAGGAATCGAAAGTAGGAAGCGAGCTCGCCTTCTTGGTGCGGCCATGTCCAGTGGTGTTGATCTGGAGGCGGTtaaggagaacgaagaatAA